GACCTCGCCGACCCCCGACGCCGGCGGCGCGACGCGCAGCGCCGACGAGCTCGGTATGCCACTGCCGCCCATGCCGGAGGCGGTCGACGCCGCCGCCGCGACCAACGCGCCGCCGAGCCCCGCGTCCGCGACCGATGCGATCGTGACCGAGCCGCTCGCGCCCGATCCGAACGCGGGCGCGAACGTGGATGCGAACGCGGGTGCCGGGACGGCCGCGGCGCCGATCACCGCCGCACCCGCGCCCGCGCCGCGCGCGAAGACGAAGGGCGTCGCCGACATCGTCTTCCTCGTCGACGTCACCGGCAGCATGGCGCCCATCATCGACGCGCTGCGCCGCAACATCGAGGTGTTCGTCGACTCGCTGAGCCAGGGCGACGCCAACAACGCGGCGCCAGTGAAGGACTGGCGCGGCAAGGTCGTCGGCTACCGCGACATCGACCACGCGGAGAGCGAGGGGCTGCCGTGGATCGAGGACCACCCGTTCGTGCGCGACGCGGTGGCGTTGAAGGCGCAGCTCGGCACGCTGCAGGCGCAGGGCGGCGGCGACGAGCCGGAGTCGCTGCTCGACGCGCTCTACACCATCGCGACGATGGAGGCGACGCCGAAGGGCGCGCAGAGCGAGGATCCCGGCAAGTGGCGCTACCGCAGCGAGGCGGCGCGCGTGGTCGTCGTCTTCACCGACGCGTCGTTCAAGGAGACGCTGCAGATCCCGCAGGCGAAGGGCGGCAGCCTGCAGGACGTGGCGAACGTGGTGATGGCGAACCGCATCATCCTCAGCCTGTTCGCGCCGAACTTCGAGGGCTACGACCGCCTGAGCCAGATCGACAAGTCGGAGTGGGAGGTGGTCGAGTACGAGGGCCTGTCGCCACAGGAGGCGCTGCAGAAGTACACGGCCGACGCGGCGAACTTCCGCACCACGCTCAAGCAGCTGGCGGCGAGCGTGTCGAAGTCGGCCGAGACCGTGGCGCTGTAGCGCGCGCTCCGACATGGCGAAGAAGCTCAAGGTCGGCGACGCGCTGCGCGGCTACCGCGTGACGAAGGTGTTCGGCCCCGGCGCGATGGCGATCTCGTACGCCGCCGAGTCGCCCGACGGGCGCCGCATCTTCCTCAAGCAGTACAAGTCGCCCGCGCC
This Roseisolibacter agri DNA region includes the following protein-coding sequences:
- a CDS encoding vWA domain-containing protein, which encodes METSPTPDAGGATRSADELGMPLPPMPEAVDAAAATNAPPSPASATDAIVTEPLAPDPNAGANVDANAGAGTAAAPITAAPAPAPRAKTKGVADIVFLVDVTGSMAPIIDALRRNIEVFVDSLSQGDANNAAPVKDWRGKVVGYRDIDHAESEGLPWIEDHPFVRDAVALKAQLGTLQAQGGGDEPESLLDALYTIATMEATPKGAQSEDPGKWRYRSEAARVVVVFTDASFKETLQIPQAKGGSLQDVANVVMANRIILSLFAPNFEGYDRLSQIDKSEWEVVEYEGLSPQEALQKYTADAANFRTTLKQLAASVSKSAETVAL